In Narcine bancroftii isolate sNarBan1 chromosome 7, sNarBan1.hap1, whole genome shotgun sequence, the sequence CAGGATGAGCAGGGTGAGGGCAGATTCCCAGGATCAGCAGGGATGAAGGCAGATTCCTGGGATGGGGCAGATTCCTGGCCTTCAGCTCCGGCTGATAGCTTTGAAGAATCCAGGGTCCCATGGCTCCAGCAACTCGTCTGCATCTTGTTGCAGGGATTCATGAGAAATCCTTCATTGGCTTTATGGCATCGGCCATGCTTCATATGACCCTCACCTGCCTCATCTGGAAGCAGAGCTGGAAAAGCACAGTAAGTCCCAAGGTAATCCACACTTTCCCTCAACAATCTCAGAGAAGGACCTTAGAGAGCAACTCTATACCAAGAGGGGGGTCCTCGTCTGGGCCAAGGGAGCAAGAGAAGTGGGTCAACGGGAATCAGGACAGATTGATGGACAGGGAGGGTTGGTCTAGCCCAGGATGGCAGCATGGTCAGTATGGGTGAGTTGGGCCGAAGTGCCTGGGCTAAGTCTATAATGGTCCAGCGAGCACTCACTCTGCGGAAACCTGGTGAAGGAACCTTCCCTGTCACACTTACCTTGCATGGCTGGTGGTGTAGATCACATGGGGGCAACACAGTGGCTACAGCCACTGACTAAAAGACCCAGGTTTGATCCTCACCTCCgcagctgtctgtgtggagtttacgcACTCCCCCCGTGACCAcgtgggcttcctcccacctCCTAAAGATcatgagacataggagcagaaatagtccattcagcccatggagtctgccccaccatttaatcatgagctgatccattttcccactgcccggccttctccccataacccttgatgtcctggctaatcaagaaccaatcaatctctgccttaaatacaccaatgaccttcgctccacaactgcctgtggcaacaaatttcacagattcagcaccctctggctgaagaaattcctccatatctcggTTCTAAGGGGTCGCCCTCcagtcctgaaattgtgccctcttgtccgaaactctcccaccatggggaacaacctttctacatctactcttttaacattcaaaatgattCAATGTGATCTTCCAATCTCCCAAATCCCAATGAATACTggacaagagctgtcaaacgctcctcatatgataaccctttcattcccagaatcatctctgtgaacctcctctgaaccctctctaacatcaGCATATTAGGGCCCCAGAGAGCTCAGTCGGCAGAGCATCAGACTTTTTAATCTGAGGGTCCAGGGTTCAAGTCCCtgtttgggttttccccagagggctCCGGaatcctcccaccgttcaattgggtgtaattgggcagcacggacttgagctgaaacggcctgttaccgtgatgcacGTCTAAAAATTCTTTATTTACTCGTGCTGGAAGTGCAGGCCTGTGGAACAGTGCAAACAGAAGTATAGAGAGTAATTGTCAACATACAGATGCAAcaaaattctaacttgctgcagGTGAATGGGCTCTTGTAAAGAAGAACCATAAATAGTAaagtaattgaattaaattatgagacaataaataaataagacaGAAAATAACtattgaaacacagaagtctgcagtcgctgtgattgcagtaaaaactcaccaaaacgctggaggaactcagccggtcgtgcagcatccagaggaaaccaagATACATTGCcgaggtttcaggcctgagccctttttaattttttttcaaatttaatttaatttttaaaatttaatttagacatacagcacggtaacaggctctgtCATCCCACGAGTCCAatgtacacccaattgacctccaacacccggtacgttttgaatgatgggaggaaacctgagccctccCGGGTAAAACACATGCaggcacgggaagaacatacaaacttcttttagacagcacgggatttgaacccaggtcccgatcgctggtgctataaaggtgttgtgctaactgttaaaCTAACATTGccactcaagcccaaaacatcaacaataTATCCACGGGCATCCCAGGTAATTGGCCTtgtagtgtcccaggataggaagccctttgtgccgttttcACTGGGTAACCCTTATCTGGGACActatttgcttttccactgaacaaacTGATCCCCGGGGATCAGAGTGTGCTACCTTCAACTGTCCCTTATCCACTCATTCTACCAGCATATCAGCATCAGGAAACACTGGGGATAAGAGCAAgggtagaggcggttaatccccggcgtgaaatgacatcatttgtcaTCGACTTTtagacagtgtcccttttccactggaccctttcccagtaaattcctgggacagggtgccagtggaaaaggggcttttgtctcctatagacactggaaagactggctgagttcctccagcagattgtgttgagCCAGGGTGTGTGACGCAGTGCTTCTACACTCTGCCATCCAGAGGAGCTGGATCTGTAAGGGGATTGGTGCCACAGGGTGAAAGGGTGGTTGCCAAGATCCAACCCCCTGCATTCATCACCTGTAGTTCTCACCGCTGTCATTAGATGGCAGCACCGAGCAGGTCCAGGGGCTAGACCTGTCAGGGTGGACAatgggattgtgtgtgtgtgtgtgtgtgtgtgtgcacatgggtGTGAGCACATTGGAGTCGGGGATGGTACACATGGGTCAATTTGAACATTTGGGTTAGTATGtgcatgatgggccaaagggctctcTGCCTCCTCCCtgtaaaatgtaccgggggttggaggtcaattgagtgtacattggactcgtgggctgaaagagcctgttaccgtgctgtatgtctaaattaaattttaaaaattaaattaaatttgaaaaaaaattaagggctcaggcctgaaacctcgGCAATGTATcttggtttcctctggatgctgcacgactggctgggttcctccagcgttttggtgagtttttactgcaatcacagcgtctgcagacttttgtgtttcaataattattttctgtcttatttatttattgtctcaatttaatttaattacttTACTATTTATGGTTCTTCTTTACAAGAACCCATTCACCTGAGTTTTCAAAAGAGTCACGTCTTGGAAACCCCCTCCTTCATCTTTCTTTACACGCAGCAATCCCTGCATCTAAACTCTGTCCTTGACACCTCCCGGGGGGGGGGATGTTCTCTCTGATcccaccctgctccccactgaATCACGGTCAATTAGCTCTTGACTCCTTCCTCTCAATGCAGCTGAGCAATGCCCATCCCTTCCTCAGACCAGGGGCTCTTCATCTCAATAATTAACCAGCGAGCTTTCTCTAAACAGCCTCCAATCCAACCCTTCTTAAATAAACAGTTCAAATCCCTCACGTGTCCTGCCTCAAGTGCCAACCTCTTTCAGCACCACTCTTACGGAAACAGCCCGTCCTGCCCACATCAACCAAAAAGTCCCACCCACGCCCATCCCACCtatctcctccaccatttccaccacgtgatcccaccactagacacagctTCCCCTCCCCGTCTTCTGCAGGGACCTCTCCCTCCATtgctcccttgtccactctcccTCTGTGGCTCCCTTGTCCTCTCCTCCGATCccatggcacctacccctgtgactgcaggagatgctccacttgcacccacacctcctccctcagtgaagtgccagttgattggctgtagtcaatagccagtcgtctcttagtgtgatttttcacgactattacttgggcccgccacggactcttactaagttcaattactccctctttaagcagtctctgggtctccgctttgataaacttACGATCCTCTTTGCTctaagaatggctcttagtggcaattggcTGAAACTCGGGGAATagatcactgaaaagggaaggagctttgatctttaatgcggacagaccgcagtaactagtgcgggggatggtaagtgtgggtagtggcccaccaaaatttaacactacactgttcatctgagattgaatatctaaccccagtaacgtAGGGGCGCAAAGCTCCGGCATTACAAAaagccacacatcagcaaggcaatgtccctgcaaatttaaagtaactttacacttgacCCATACAGTTTTTATAAGTTCACTACAAGCTATCGATATCTTtcagttcgctggatatctccacaaatttaaggctctggcaactctctcgtggatgtagctgtcagtactccccgagtctatgaGACAagcaagagtctcaccattcacctcccccttcatatttgaccgttccagtccatagcatcccccaagctttacagtcaattgagctatcacaggggatcccACCTCGCCGTCACTCAAAAGTTGATTCAGCtagctcgtctgaagattcccccttttcacaattgtcttccattcctgcagctccaggacacattttcttggtgctttccatcttatcagtgggagtacttttcgccttacacgctttagcaaagtggccgagtttcccacaatagctgcaggtagtaaattgagccaggcacttctgtctggggtttcagctcttatcacagaagtagcatttttcaggagtttgcccttttctttccttcagggttccagcactcctggatgtttccttttcggtttctagcatttcactggaccgcatggcacttctcagtgttttggctagagtgactgcccggttgtaggttaagggctcggtctccagcagcttctgtccgatgtaactggagtcaattttattagcagaaactaatggtacaataatgaaagacaatacgTGCATATAcatttatatccaaggggagagtCCTTAACTGTAGAGATAatgcataacataacaattacagcacggaaacaggccattaggcccttctagtccgcactgaaccaaacactcctctctagtcccatctacctgcacaatgaacataaccctccaccttcttctcatccatatacctgtccagctttttcttaaataataaaattgactctgccgccactatttctcccggaagctcgttccacactgctaccactctctgagtaaagaagttccccctcatgttacctctaaacctctgccccttaactcttattTATGTCctgttgtttcaatctctcctactcttaacggaaatagtctatccacatccactctgtctatccctttcataatcttaaatacctctatcaaatcccctctcaaccttctacgctccaaagaataaagacctaatctgcccaatctctccctgtactctagatgcttaaacccaggtaacattctggtaaatcttcaatgttagtccttccaaatgaagcaacatttcacttgtgaatctggagGGGTTGTCCACTGCATCTGGTGGtcccctctacatcagagaggctggacgcagactgggagatcactttgttgagcactcagctgtccaccacaatagtgcggatctcccagtggccgcccatttcaattccccgtcccattcccttgccgacatgtccgtccacggtctcatgcactgtcaagctgagaccacccacaaattggagaaacaatatctcatcttccatctgggccccctccaaccagatggcattaatatcgacttgtCCAGTTTccccctgtctcctctctcttcctttttccttctgtctcctttgacagagccaaaatcaatccttacctttcctctcctgtcctcttacccTCTCCAGTTAACACctcttgtctgttggtctgcacccctccccctctctgtccGCAGCCTTTAATTTACGTGTAAAAacatgaagctggagaaactcagcttgtgtcctttatatagagcaaagattaaaatacagaaccgatgaagggctcaggctctttGAGATAAAAGTGCAcaatttgacctactgagtttctccagcattgggtttttacttcaaccacaacatctgcagacatcCGTGTTTTACTTTCCTCCAATTTAGACACCTGTCTCTTTTtgttcactcataccttgaggaagggctcaggcccaaagtatCTGTaccccctatggatgctgcgagacctgtatTTCTGTTTTGACCACATCTCCCCTGCGCCCGTCCTGTCAAGCAGTAATACTTGGGACAAGGCATCACCTTCAACCCACACGTCTGAGCCAAACACAATACCCTCACTGCATGTCACACATGCAACACTACAGcgcaggacaggcccttcagcccacaatgttgtgctgacctcaaAGATCTAACTCTTCCCTCCCAACCCTctacttccatccatgtgcctgtctaagagtcttttcaaggtccctattgtttcagcctccacccccacccctggcaaggcattccaggcccccacctcTCTGTGTAACACATATCCCTTTGATCCCTAGAAGCCACTGACTTACTATTGTATCTCCTTCCACCAcaactcctggcagcccattccagggaCTTGCTtgtctgcacatctcctttatctCCTCCCCTCCTTGAACGCCTGCCTCCAGTGTGTGATAATTTTAGCTGGGGAAAGGTTTATGATTGTCTACCCTAACAGTGTCTCTCTGACAGTTTGTGCAATTCAATCGGACTCATTTCGGTCTGTGACGGCCTAGAGAAGCCACACTTTGACTGACTCTCCCCAAAGCTCACCCCCTCAATCAGAAAACATCCTGGAAGACACCTTCTCtgccctttccaaagccttccacatccttcctgtaatgggccgAGCAGAACTACAGAGAGAGCAGCGTAACTGTAGATTGATGTCGCTGCAAAATTACTTCCTTACTTTTGTATTCAATAGAATCagagaacgttacagcacagaaaacaggcccttcaatcttTCTAGTTTGTGTCAAACTTTTTATGCCTagtcctgcacccaatccatattcttcccatccatggacctgtccaaattcttcttaaatgttaaactgGGCCTGTATTTACAACTTCAGCTGGcatctcgttccacactcccactacccaCTGTGtgcagaagttccccctcatattccccctaaaccttttccctttcacccttaacccatgtcctctggcttgaatctcaccaaccctcagtggaaaaagccgacctacatttactctgaccccctcataatttcaaatacctcgatcaaatctcccctcattcttctacgctccagggaataaagtcctcacctgttgaacctttccctgtaactcagtccctgaagtcggggcaacatcctagtaaaagcCAACATTCTATCATGGCGGCAGGGTCAAAGTAGCAatttagcgcaacactattacagcgccaacggcccaggttcaaatcccgcgctgtctataaggagagattgtacgttttccccatagCGTGGATTTTTcctgggggttccggtttcctcccaccctctaaaaggtaccaggggttgaaggttaattggggtatttgggtgcagACTcgtggccggaagggcctgttaccatgatgtatgtgtaaattaaaattaaattcgcAGAGCGTTCCCAATGAGAAACCTTGTGCTGTGTGGGTCAGAGCCCCAAGGTCCATCTGCACTTGGGTATCCCACCCACTCTactatccccctcccccccaccaaacgTCTCCACATTAAAAGCAGCATCTACATCCATCGTTTCACCCTTTGCACGCTGTCCCCACACGTACACAATGTTGCTGAGACGTGCACAGTTCTACTTGCCCAGCTATAGCGAGGAAGTAATTAATCTTGAGTGTGTTTAGGAataattcaccaggatattgctggGATCAGAGCACTTGAGATAAGAGGGACTGGATGAGTGACTGGGAGACTAAAGGGTGAGGTCTTGGTAAGTAGCCAGGGTTGGGTAGTCCAAACCGGGAGGTTTGAAGTGAGAGGAGAGAAACTTAAAGGGGACTTGAGGAGCTCTTTCTTTACACCTTCCCAGCAGAGGGCCCAGACCCGAAACGTGGGCAAGCCTTTGCTTCAAACGAatggtgcgtgacctgctgagtttctccagacatCCTGGTGTGTCACTCAAAGGGTGGGAGGTGTTTTCTCCAAGATATCAGAGGACCGTCCAAAACACACTACAGGtttagagggatctgggccaagcacaggcaggtgggacgtGGCTGCATAAACATCTGAGTTGGCATGGACTTCCAAGGGAATAATAGTTCATTTATacactagatgggccaaagggcctgttaggAGAAGAAGTCTGATAGGACCAGAAGAGGCCATTTAGGCCCTTGAGCCTGGGATGTCATTtggtaagatcatggctgaactgACTGACCCCATCCCTATATAGCCCTGACCTCCGACCTGTTGACAGGTCTCGCCCCTTGGCCCGGAAAATCTTCAGACACCACTTGTCCTGTCCTTGAAGGAAGAGAGTGCCAAAGATTcagacgccactttcagggatttgTGTATCTGTACTCCCAGTTACCGTTCACCGTGTACGTTCTTtcatgatttgttgttccagatgcagaacctcacacttgtctgcaataaattccatctggcatttttcatcccatttttccagctggtccagatccctctgcaagctttgaaacccttcttcgctgtccacaacaccccaATCTTACCTGTATTTGCttctacctgatgaagggccctgcCCTGAAATGTTGAGGTGCATCGCTGTGTGGGATGGGAACCTTTCTGGCCAAAACTGCAAATaactagagagttgtgaacatggTTCAGAACatataacccccccaccccttccctctgtctatAACTCATGCTGCCTTGTAAAAGCAGCCAACGTGCTAAAATACCCACCCCACCCCGGCCActccctcttcaccacctcccggcaggaagaagattcacaagtatgagATCATTTTTAGTTTAgttatacaacacggtaacaggccctgctGGCCCATGACTACGTGCCGCCCAAGTAGACATTttgacctccatctcctgatacgttttgagtggtgggaggaaatcggagcccctggagaaaacccacatagacacggggagaacgtacaaactccttacagacagcgtgagattcgaaACCTGCTCAATGGTGCTGTGATAGAGTTGCTCTAGCTGCTATGataggggttttcaaacttttctttccacccacatcccaccttaagcaatccctcactaatcacagagcaccgatggcgtagggattacttaaaatgagatgtgagtgggaagaaaaagattggtCTATACTAACTGTGCTGTACCTGTGCACCATCGGATTCAAGGACAGTTCATTTCCTGCTGtaatcaggttcctgaatgaacctcacagtgGTAAAGGTATGTTGTCTGTGTCCCGTCCTGACTGACCCATCTCTATAACTCCAGTACTACATCTCGGTGGCTGTAGGATGCCTGGTTTATGTTGAACAGGAAGGAGTCGAGGACAGACCTGACCGTGTGGGAACAGTGAGGGCCAAAAAGTGGTTGCTAGTTTAGTCTTGGCGTGCGGAAAAGGGCATCTCGGCATCTATTCTCAGTGATGTGAGGAGGCCACATGGGTACACCAGATGAGGACagagcagcacaggaacaggccttcgAGACTCTGTGTCCGTACTGAGCACGGTGCCTAACTATAAAAGAATGTCGAGATTTTTCTGCAGACTGTTCTCAAACatgatcactgcatcttggtgcatGTGTCACTAAAGGTGAATAATTAAGACAGTAATAACACGAATACTTGATGTGGCCTAACCAAGGCTTTATATATAGTTACATGACCTCGTGATGTTCTCCTCACACTCAGCCAAGGGAAGGCAATGCAAACTACTTCTCACTGCACTGCTTGATCCATGACCACAAAGCTGACCATGTGACctgtcacccccccacccccgatgtAATTGCATGTCCTCGGCAACTCACTTGGAGCCCACCCCAGGTCCTGCGTCCAAGGGTTCTGCTCATTGTTGTCGATGGAATGGTTCAATGGATGGTGCAAGAAATGAAAGGATGCTGATATCTCTCCTCTTGTGCCCCTTGCCTTGTCCCTGTCTCCTCCACCTTCTTTCCCACCCCATCCCACTCCCACCCCAGGCACGGACCTCGTACAGGTGGAAGGTCCAACTCACTGTCTTCAACTTTACCTGTTTCCTGCTGGCTGCTTGCTGTTACCTGCGGCACAACACGTACTGCGAGAGTGGAGGTGAGTGAGCCcctgccccaccccacccctgcacgtccccacccccacctcccctcatgTCCCACCCTCACATGTTCCCACCCTTCacgcacacccacccaccccctcgtcaccaccccatctccccccaAACACCAGAGGCCTAATCCACAACGAGGCCCTCCTGACCCACTCAGTGCCCTGGTTCCATGGCCccaggaggggaagggaaggtgggagaagatgttgtGCAGTAGGGTAGGATGGGGTGCaatgtggggagaggaggggggagggcaaGGATGGGGAGGCAGAGCGAGGTGTGGGGGAAGACAGTGAATGGTTTCCTGTATAAACATGCTCTGGACCCCCAGCTGATAATGCCGTGTGCCCCCTGACCTGTGTACACACTCTGACCTGCACCCTTGCTGTTTTCTGCAGTTTATACAGTTTTCTCCTTCCTGGAGTACCTAGTGGTTTTGTCCAACATTGCCTTCCACATGACAGCATACTGGGACTTCAGCAACAAGGAGCTCCTGATCGGAACCCTGCCCGAGGAGAAGCAGTTCTGAGCCAGCTGTGGGAACATCTGGCCTGACAATCAGGCCCCATCCTTGGACAAGGCAGGGGCTGCCTCAGTGGGTCGGAGGTCACCTGTTCATTGGGGTGAGGGGAGGGCAAGAGAGGAGAGTCAGGGGGTGAAGGTCCACCCAATGTACTTCTGGAGATGTAGCCGACACCTCACAGGCCGGGAAGGCTACCTGCAGCCTGCTCCCGATACAGGTACTGCAATGTATATTTCTGCCTCTGCGATCCCCAGTCGGAAACCTCCACCTTCTAAGGACTGGAACATTTTGTGATCTTTGTTTTGTGGAAAATCTCTAAATAAAGGGTGTTGATATTCAGTGATGAAGGTACGATCGAATGGAGTCAATGGTGGGAAAATAGCGGTCAAGAACGTGGCCAATGGGTCAGCCTCAGGGAGCCAGTTGAGGTAATGCACTTGGGTCTTCAG encodes:
- the pgap2 gene encoding post-GPI attachment to proteins factor 2 isoform X7, giving the protein MNPSSSDGARNEIFASHWTKFVSIKVPNYLPSISAAIGGPSPQRYVWRLCVGLHSAPRMLVAIVYWSHYIRVGVPAAWYRALCHLTLLANLLENLALLLLTYISSSENHWIHEKSFIGFMASAMLHMTLTCLIWKQSWKSTVSPKARTSYRWKVQLTVFNFTCFLLAACCYLRHNTYCESGVYTVFSFLEYLVVLSNIAFHMTAYWDFSNKELLIGTLPEEKQF